The proteins below come from a single Rosa rugosa chromosome 2, drRosRugo1.1, whole genome shotgun sequence genomic window:
- the LOC133730450 gene encoding uncharacterized protein LOC133730450 encodes MCFRKQSRGQSQSFLANLPPENYAIACFPAKRYGEMSNSLAESFNNMVKDERCMPLTQLLEGIRVRVMEMFCERKVQSSTWRSVLCPKLEKKLLKRIETGRNWRVSQSTNDIFEVCTEDSTVMVNLVERECSCALWQFRCFPCSHAVQVMQKANRIPYRYIEDYWKTSFYRSAHDLPIFSVPDLDKPDPSSFGDSALQPPKTRKPPGRPRTRRIKSFGEESRPVRCTRCDQLGHHNRRSCNVAI; translated from the coding sequence ATGTGTTTTAGGAAGCAAAGTCGTGGGCAGAGTCAATCATTTCTTGCTAACTTGCCACCCGAAAACTATGCTATTGCTTGCTTCCCTGCCAAAAGATATGGCGAAATGAGTAATTCTTTGGCAGAGAGCTTCAACAACATGGTCAAAGATGAGAGATGCATGCCGCTGACTCAGTTGCTTGAAGGCATTCGTGTGAGAGTTATGGAGATGTTTTGTGAAAGGAAGGTTCAATCTTCTACTTGGAGGAGTGTGCTATGTCCTAAGCTTGAGAAAAAGTTGTTGAAAAGGATAGAAACAGGGAGAAATTGGAGAGTTAGCCAgtctactaatgatatttttgaagtTTGTACAGAGGATAGCACCGTTATGGTGAACTTGGTTGAGAGGGAGTGTTCTTGTGCTTTGTGGCAGTTTAGGTGCTTCCCATGTTCTCACGCAGTTCAAGTAATGCAGAAGGCGAACCGTATCCCTTACCGTTACATTGAAGATTACTGGAAGACCTCATTCTATAGAAGTGCTCATGATCTTCCTATTTTTTCAGTCCCGGATCTTGATAAGCCCGATcctagtagttttggtgattcagCTTTGCAGCCTCCCAAGACTCGAAAACCTCCCGGAAGACCACGGACAAGAAGGATCAAGTCGTTTGGGGAAGAGTCCAGACCAGTGAGATGCACACGGTGTGATCAACTTGGCCACCACAACCGCAGGTCATGCAATGTGGCTATCTGA